The proteins below come from a single Parazoarcus communis genomic window:
- a CDS encoding EAL domain-containing protein, translated as MNLAYSIRLQRRIRTYATIGILVTGLLVAIATAIPLYHDAHDRAAAAYVEDARARARSAGQFIVKANDIARQIASRSGIRDQLEAYNGWEIDRSALVEYSAPRIRDALSQGRNIAGLVRLDQGNDPVIEIGQQIPAALLQIASSKEPVTCGPLRIDDKVMLLVSAPVLSRDGVRTGTDILSFEMAALDELLNNDPKGEHNIRQLLFNSTDQAVVEFNRLTPGGRLLDAGQPEQAFLERAAGGMTGLDEFERSDGSASMVAYAPLPEMPGWSLALVTPARTFDTPVLFRLASPLLMITLLVLGGAWLTARAIRPVADKVVQQSRKLGEMSESMALAASVFEGSPQAVLILDATHHILETNEACHTITGFGLTELRGRTMCQALCISTDEGGMCSELWRGVDEAGEWHGEVRLMRRYGETFPAWCSINAVLDGSGKPRHYIAMLSDISDKKQAEDRIRHLAQHDPLTGLPNRSLLADRLEHALERGRRSESRVALLFIDLDRFKHVNDSLGHPVGDRLLQEVAHRLHSTVRQQDTLARQGGDEFVVILEDIEGPDDAARVAVKLLSTLEAPVILDGHEIFVGGSIGISLFPSDGDSGEALLRCADSAMYEAKEQGRSTYRFYTAEQTRISRERFELESGLRRAIERDELRLFYQPQAACANGQLVGVEALVRWQHPERGLVPPDRFIPLAEEIGLIGQIGEWVLNTACAQARQWAQAGHPLRVAVNLSSHQVSQDRLFDTVKAALDRTGLSPSQLELEITEGHVLKRVEECIVELHRVKTLGVSLAIDDFGTGYSSLSYLKRLPVDRLKIDRSFVEGIPDDHDDISIVATILSMARNLGMGVIAEGVETPAQIEHLVAARCGEYQGYLLGKPMPPDALQDWMDRHRANHPDT; from the coding sequence ATGAACCTCGCCTATAGCATCCGGCTCCAGCGGCGAATCCGGACCTACGCCACCATTGGCATTCTGGTGACAGGCCTGCTGGTTGCCATTGCGACGGCCATCCCGCTTTACCACGATGCCCATGACCGTGCCGCGGCCGCCTATGTCGAAGACGCCCGTGCCCGCGCCCGTTCTGCCGGGCAGTTCATCGTCAAGGCCAACGACATCGCACGTCAGATCGCCAGCCGCAGCGGCATCCGTGATCAGCTCGAGGCCTATAACGGGTGGGAGATCGACAGGTCGGCATTGGTCGAATACTCCGCCCCGCGCATTCGTGACGCGCTGAGTCAGGGCAGAAACATTGCGGGACTGGTGCGGCTCGACCAGGGCAATGATCCGGTCATCGAGATCGGTCAGCAGATCCCCGCAGCACTCCTGCAGATCGCCTCGTCGAAGGAACCCGTCACGTGCGGACCGCTGCGCATCGACGACAAGGTCATGTTGCTGGTGAGTGCCCCCGTCCTGTCGCGCGATGGTGTTCGTACAGGCACGGACATCCTCTCCTTCGAGATGGCGGCTCTCGACGAACTGCTCAACAATGACCCCAAGGGCGAGCACAACATCCGCCAGCTCCTGTTCAACAGCACCGATCAGGCAGTGGTGGAGTTCAACCGTCTGACGCCCGGCGGTCGGCTGCTGGATGCGGGGCAGCCGGAACAGGCCTTCCTTGAACGTGCTGCGGGCGGCATGACCGGGCTGGACGAGTTTGAACGAAGCGACGGGTCGGCCAGCATGGTGGCCTATGCGCCCCTGCCCGAGATGCCGGGATGGAGTCTTGCGCTCGTTACCCCTGCGCGCACCTTCGATACGCCGGTCCTGTTTCGTCTTGCCAGCCCGCTGCTGATGATCACCCTGCTGGTCCTTGGAGGCGCGTGGCTGACGGCGCGCGCCATTCGCCCGGTCGCCGACAAGGTCGTGCAGCAATCACGAAAGCTGGGCGAAATGAGCGAGAGCATGGCACTGGCTGCATCCGTCTTCGAGGGCAGCCCGCAGGCCGTGCTCATTCTCGACGCGACGCACCACATTCTGGAGACCAATGAGGCCTGCCACACCATTACCGGCTTCGGCCTCACGGAGTTGCGCGGCAGGACGATGTGTCAGGCCCTGTGCATCAGCACCGATGAGGGCGGCATGTGCAGCGAACTCTGGCGGGGTGTTGATGAGGCCGGCGAATGGCACGGTGAAGTCCGTCTGATGCGCCGCTACGGGGAAACCTTCCCTGCCTGGTGCAGCATCAATGCGGTGCTCGACGGCAGCGGCAAACCACGCCACTACATCGCCATGCTCTCGGACATCAGTGACAAGAAGCAGGCCGAGGACCGCATCCGTCACCTTGCCCAGCATGACCCGCTGACCGGCCTGCCCAACCGCAGCCTGCTTGCCGACCGCCTCGAGCACGCGCTGGAACGGGGGCGCCGGAGCGAAAGCCGTGTGGCGCTGCTGTTCATCGACCTCGACCGCTTCAAGCACGTAAACGACAGCCTCGGCCACCCCGTGGGCGACCGCCTGCTGCAGGAGGTCGCCCACCGCCTTCATTCAACAGTGCGCCAGCAGGACACCCTTGCCCGTCAGGGGGGCGACGAATTCGTCGTCATTCTCGAAGACATCGAAGGGCCGGACGATGCGGCACGAGTCGCCGTGAAGCTTCTCTCCACCCTCGAGGCGCCGGTAATCCTGGACGGGCACGAGATCTTCGTCGGTGGCAGCATCGGGATCAGCCTCTTCCCGAGCGACGGAGACAGTGGCGAAGCCTTGCTGCGCTGCGCCGATTCCGCCATGTACGAGGCCAAGGAGCAGGGACGCAGCACCTATCGTTTCTACACGGCCGAACAGACCCGTATCAGCCGCGAACGCTTCGAGCTCGAGAGCGGACTGCGCCGTGCCATTGAGCGCGATGAACTGCGCCTGTTCTACCAGCCCCAGGCAGCCTGTGCGAACGGCCAGCTGGTGGGTGTAGAGGCGCTGGTGCGCTGGCAGCATCCGGAACGCGGACTGGTGCCCCCCGACCGCTTCATCCCGCTAGCAGAAGAAATCGGCCTCATCGGCCAGATCGGCGAATGGGTACTGAACACGGCCTGCGCCCAGGCCCGGCAGTGGGCACAGGCCGGCCATCCGTTGCGGGTCGCGGTCAATCTGTCGAGCCATCAGGTGTCGCAGGACAGACTATTCGACACCGTAAAAGCGGCGCTCGATCGCACCGGACTCTCGCCCAGCCAGCTCGAACTCGAAATTACCGAAGGGCACGTACTCAAGCGCGTCGAGGAGTGCATCGTCGAACTGCATCGGGTCAAGACGCTGGGGGTCAGCCTTGCAATCGACGACTTCGGTACGGGCTACTCCTCATTGAGCTACCTGAAACGCCTGCCTGTGGATCGTCTGAAGATCGACCGCAGCTTTGTCGAGGGCATTCCCGACGACCACGACGACATCTCGATCGTGGCCACCATCCTGTCGATGGCACGCAACCTGGGCATGGGCGTGATCGCGGAAGGCGTGGAAACACCCGCCCAGATCGAACATCTGGTTGCGGCCCGCTGCGGCGAATACCAGGGCTATCTGCTGGGAAAACCCATGCCGCCCGACGCACTGCAGGACTGGATGGACCGCCACCGGGCCAATCACCCGGACACCTGA
- the pmbA gene encoding metalloprotease PmbA codes for MSASGFSFSQPHLREIAADILKYAKKRGASACETDVSEGFGQSVAVRKGEVDTIEYNRDKGIGITVYLGQQRGHASTSDFSKAALKATVDAALSIARFTAPDPCAGLADKALMAKDCPDLDLFHPWDITVDGALDLARECEAAAFGVSPKISNSEGANVSIQQSHFVSANSLGFMGGYASSRQGLSCSVIAGEGEHMQREFWYDSRRDAADLMSAADVGRIAGERALARLGARKIRTCKVPVIFEAPLAVALIGNFVQAVSGGSLYRKSSFLLDSLGQQVFSPIVSIAERPHLKKAFGSGYFDGEGVATHDRDVVIDGVLQGYFLSSYSARKLGMQTTGNAGGSHNLRVSAGEDGLEAMIRNMDKGLLVTELLGHGVNYVTGDYSRGAAGFWVEKGKIKHAVEEVTIAGNLRDMFRNIVAIGNDALPRGAKHCGSILIEQMKVAGR; via the coding sequence ATGTCCGCTTCCGGCTTCTCTTTCTCCCAGCCTCATTTGCGTGAAATCGCCGCAGATATCCTCAAGTACGCGAAGAAACGCGGCGCCTCTGCCTGCGAAACCGACGTATCCGAAGGCTTTGGTCAGTCGGTCGCCGTACGCAAGGGCGAAGTGGACACAATCGAGTACAACCGCGACAAGGGCATCGGCATCACGGTGTACCTCGGGCAGCAACGCGGACACGCGAGCACCTCGGACTTCTCCAAGGCTGCGCTGAAGGCCACGGTGGATGCAGCGCTGTCCATCGCCCGCTTCACCGCACCCGACCCTTGCGCCGGCCTCGCCGACAAGGCCCTGATGGCGAAGGACTGCCCCGACCTCGATCTTTTCCACCCGTGGGACATCACGGTGGACGGCGCGCTCGACCTTGCTCGCGAATGCGAGGCGGCCGCTTTCGGCGTGAGCCCGAAGATCAGCAACTCGGAAGGCGCGAACGTCTCCATCCAGCAGTCGCACTTCGTATCCGCCAACAGCCTCGGCTTCATGGGCGGTTACGCCAGCAGCCGGCAAGGCCTGTCGTGCTCGGTGATCGCGGGTGAAGGCGAGCACATGCAGCGCGAGTTCTGGTACGACTCGCGGCGCGACGCGGCAGACCTGATGAGCGCAGCCGATGTGGGCCGGATTGCCGGCGAGCGTGCGCTGGCACGACTCGGCGCCAGGAAGATCCGGACCTGCAAGGTGCCGGTGATCTTTGAAGCGCCGCTGGCGGTGGCACTGATCGGCAACTTCGTGCAGGCCGTCAGCGGCGGCTCGCTGTATCGCAAATCGAGCTTCCTGCTCGACAGCCTCGGTCAGCAGGTGTTCTCGCCCATCGTCAGCATCGCCGAGCGCCCCCACCTCAAGAAAGCCTTCGGTTCGGGCTACTTCGACGGCGAAGGCGTGGCCACGCACGACCGCGACGTCGTCATCGACGGCGTATTGCAAGGCTATTTCCTGTCCAGCTACTCCGCGCGCAAGCTCGGCATGCAGACCACCGGCAATGCCGGCGGCTCGCACAACCTCCGGGTCAGCGCCGGTGAAGACGGCCTCGAGGCCATGATCCGCAACATGGACAAAGGCCTGCTGGTGACCGAACTGCTCGGCCATGGCGTCAATTACGTCACCGGCGATTACTCGCGCGGCGCAGCCGGTTTCTGGGTGGAGAAAGGCAAGATCAAGCACGCGGTCGAAGAAGTCACGATTGCGGGGAACCTGCGCGACATGTTCCGCAACATCGTGGCCATCGGCAACGATGCGCTGCCGCGCGGCGCCAAGCATTGTGGCTCCATCCTGATCGAGCAGATGAAAGTCGCCGGTCGCTGA